AAaggacaaaaaataaaataaaaaaaaatgtataaaacgAATGCCTTGTTCGTTCAGCAAGAAGCACGTCATAGAGCTAATCTCAATCGGTGCACCGAAATTATGATCTCACTGCTGACTAAAGCGTTCGttcaattctagaccaacatttaaaaagggcgtaacagccaaaatttattccttctgattctttgtctacatatatagctttatatgtggaacaagaatcagaaggaataaattttggctgttacgcccttttcaaatgttggtctagaattgtgATCGAACTTTCCCTGGTCTGGTTGTGACCGCTGTCGCCGCTTCCGTAGCTGCGCTTCTGTGTTCGCTTTACGCAAAATCTTGTTCGAACCTGAATAATGAAGCTAAAACCGCAATTGCTCGATTTTGATGTCTCTGCTTGCGATGTACATACGGGATTGATTTgtttatctattttttttaatctttcgtttatttggtaggctcatttagtttatctatttctaaacttgttatcaattatcaatggcaaaaaaattgaaaatcaatacTCTTCAAGAACTATAAAGGAGCGTCAACTCTtctttgatcgaatggtccaaaaaatgaaaatccaccGGCTGAGAcattaacgttcaaagtctatcatattttcgtgacgctcgttgattttcgcaatcgcagAGTATATCGcggtacagtagccgttcgataactgcaaaatgtttacttttcagttaacgaatgccgttcgataactacaacgcattctagacgtcaaacggttgtcaatagacattagatgcaataaaagtgcatctaagtgtgcagcgcaatgcagctgtcattgagtttgacatcagtttgaagcttagcggtccgataactgcaaaactgttgcaactatcgaaatagcagttaaatgacttgcagttatcgaacgtctactgtatagAAAACACATACGTGGTCCAAAAAATGCTATGGgcaaaataacaaatttattgtgaaaacaaaataaacaaatgtaTATTTGAATTAAACATTATCGAGCGTCTTAGGTGAATTGTCACAAAGTTAGAAGACTccactattccatttacttcTACTATAATTACTTTTaatcaacagatacgtatttcgttttcccatatttttatacaccaatcgactcagttcgacaagctgaacaaatgtctgtctgtccttTGTATGTGTGAGTGAGTGTGtacacaaaagctaagaaaaacgttagacaactttttatatagttatccttaaccgattttctcgcattcGCAAGTCACATTCGGAAGGTGGTAaggcctagttgatcactattggatttgataacgatcgacctttgcgtttaaaagttattaagaaaatagtACATCGAACTGTATTAGAGCCATATAAGGtagtgtcttggctaaatgtgAGAAAGACAGTATCactcttaaggtgattatagaatgaagcccgtggtgaatttcaaattcaccacacgtttatctacatacatttccaaaagcccaaatctggcgtaatagttttcgtacagtgccgaaactcaaattatgattgttcagcattactaagcaaacgatctaccattatttcagccccatacgcgttatggttctttcatctcgtgctcttgaaaaaaatattggaaaagcacgtggtttacaaaatggccgatttctggctttattgtataatcaccttaaatggTAAAAACATAAACTAATCTTCTTACGATTTAATTTAAACAGGAGGACAACGAGGAAGAAAACTATCTTGAATGCAAGGGTGCGATTAATACTCTTATGACTGCGAAAGCTTGATATAagaaaaatatgcaaaaatcgTATAGGCAACGTTTACGACACTTCTTTACACCCAGTTTCATACCCGTTTTTGAGAAgcccaaaattgaaaataacacaAACATGACATATCCCAAATTGTTCATTTTGCCACGCTCTCCTAtggtgctgctgttgctgctcctgctgctgctgctgttggttaGTGAAACAGATCAGGTCTGCCTGTCCCTGGCTCTGTCGTCGAAATGAATCTCCATTTTCATCGAGCAACGCTATATTGCTCGAAATGGAACATAACGAATATTTATGCAAATTTTAGTTTTCATTTGAGTGTGGATATTGAAAATCTGAACGTTTATGCTGGAGATAGAGAAACTGTGGAATAACGGGGATACAAGCTCCATTGaggcaagattttttttccagttcAGCTCAGCCTTGAGTGCCATCAGTGTGCGCTCGGTTGTGAAATATGCATGCTAGAGCCATATCGTCGACTGTATCGAGCTtggaatttggtcgaaagattttCACTGTGAACAGTTATTACAGTTTTCCATCTGGTAGCACTGATTTTGAATGGATATAAGTGACGGACAATAGAAGTGAGCAGAGATGCGATGGTAATCGGTTCGAATGATGCAGAATTAAAGTGCTTCAACATCTATGGCAGAGCAGACGTTACATGAAAGCTTGAACGAAGGGCACACAAATTTATCATTGGTATTTCATATCCATGACAAAGAAAACAATGAGTGTGATTATGATTACTTTCCGGCagaaaaatgtggaaaaataaacaaattcccAATGATGGGACGATTCGTTGAAATAAGACCTCCAAAGCCTATGGATAACTTTTAATTATTCTTTTGTTTGCATAATTGCAATACTGCTCATAACAAAGACAAGCAAAGCGGGGGAACATTTTTCACTCATATTTTTCCACCCACATTCATTACCAATCTAACTTTTTTTGCTTCTCGTATCAGAGGGGTGTTTAACCGCCGTTTCAAACCGTAATGTGTGGACCGATCGCGAAGCAAACAAGTTAATTGGATCGAGCATAAACCGTACCATCATCGGGGATGTAAATGAGGCTTTTATTCTACGAATTGAAGTTAATATAAAAGGCATATTCAATATTTATAAATTGTGTTGAATATTTTTGTTGGTTGTAAATCAAAGTACTTTGAagcagaatttcaaaatgtttgacTGACAAAACACTCCTGTTTATaatagcttagctttgactgactacacatatctatggttgctactctgtgattgaccagaatcagttaaatttcacaaaaaatctaccgaatgattgactgggattgttcaaacattctcagtgtgcaagtttcagtgacttaAATGTTCAATTATCAAAAACGGTATCGTCCACGTCCTTGTATTAGgatggaaggaatattagtaggtgattCTTGCTACTGGAAGACCGTGTTTATCACTGCGTCttcacaaaaaccacaggaaggattatcggTAGGTCGGTAgcagcgatgccagatctacggaaatttccgtagatctacggaattgagtgctttctacggatctacggatccgtagataaaaactacggaaatttgaaaatttctgcggaaatctacggatttttttacTAGCACACTTTTAGTTTCAATTGATCTGGTTTCAAATTTAGATCAAGTTGAGTAAACAATATATAAGTTCCTGATATAGGTATGGGTTTCTATTTAGAAGAAAAGTCCtattggtctccgaaaggtcaaggggagataataataattattcaaaCTTCTGGCTTGCTTCCATTTGAAGAGAAAGGGAAGAGTATCAGAGTTGAAGAAAGATCAATTTTCACGCTGATACCGTAGATGATGGAAGCAATCTTGAATTTTCTGGTCGATCATTGACCGAGATTACCACTGCCTAAAATCCAGAAAATAAtcacattgaaaataattcttgtGTATGATCCATGAAGCTTGTTGCAAATCTTTGTGGAATTTAGGATCCACCTTCGACCAGTTGGAAGTCAGTAAAGGAAGGTGGAGTTGGAAGTCAGCGAAGGTAAGCCGGCTACCTAACATTTGATCCTTCGAACCGTATAGTTTCCCAATaatccggctcgaaggaccatTATTGAACTATTGAACTACCGGAACCTTTTCAACATAGAGAGGGATAATTAGAGTATGCTGCCATAAACGTAAATAATTTCAAGTTTCAAGCAAACCCAGTCGTCTGGATTGTTGACTGCACAATTCATAACACAGCTCAAACATTGATTAAACATTTTATTACATATATACAATTGCTTGTTTCACTTCTATACTGGATTAGTTATAGTTCTTATGCTAGTTCTTATTCTTATGTTATAGGTAGTATCAGCGTTGGAAACAGTTACtgtcaaaaatatgtataacAACTGCCATTACGGCGAATGTGAAAATGTGCCTTGAATGCCTATGCCTTGAATCTATTTCTGTTTGGTATTTCATGAAAGTTAGGACACAGACAAACCGACGTAACACTGATGAAATTCCTATCGACCATGTGCTCAACGGTCATTTCAAATTCAACTGATGACGAATTTTACAACCAGAGGCGCACGCATCGTATATCTTtgtatttgacatctcacactagcgccttctgttgacattgttaTACTAAACTTCATTTCATGCAGCATGCACGTAAGGTGGTGGTAAAGTAATTGTGcgatgtttgtctgtggttagaATATAACAATACCAGTAACTATAAATTTTGGACGGTTAGTTGTTATTTCTATGCATTGAGAAAAATTAGAGATCTGTCGTGTGATgttttcccgagcagcacaagccaaacaaaaatggttgcagcaacttgattgtgactaaatctggtcacataacagttgcagtaacctaGGTGAAACATAACATAATATTTcttaataaacacaatatttctacatattctgaattttattttgtgatattacacctaatacacagtataagaaaagtccaaacccgtactgcttaccgttatAATTAAATTgcatttagaatttttgagaagagttttaaaaacttcttcatatgctttcccgtggagatttgtTCGATTATCATCGTTCtgcttcttcatgcaacatcaaagcgccaatagtgacagccaaaatttttgagagaatctacggaattgatgttgaagcaatctggcatcgctggtcggtaggcatcgttggatctggattcactgtGATAAGCGATACTCTTGTTGTCTCGCCTCCGTTTTGTAACAGAAGCATGCTTTTTTTCGctagtgttgtactttttacagcgGTGCGAGTTCTCAAGAGTTGATGAGTTTTTTCATAATTATATACTTTACAATGGTTGTAGTTTATACATCGTGTTATGCTATTATATCCAACTTACCCTAGAGTTTCGCTTGAGAACTgttgaaaataatgattttccaTAATGaaattgactcccttgtacCTATAGTAGAGCAATCGTACCAAAAGTGGTGCATCCCATGATAAATAAGTGGAGATAATGTAGCGTTAGCCACTTTGTGTCATAGATAAAAAAGATCGTGACCATAGTGCAGCCGGCTAGTTAGAAACACAAACAATACTTTTTACTGCCGatgttattatttaaaattgttttctttatatttaatttttcaatcaaTCAATGTAAATCAATGCGTTGATAAATGCACATCTCTTTACTGTCATACATTCTTCAGAAACTAGACTTTATTCCAATTTGCAATCACTGTTTGGAGTTGTTTGGAGAGTTGGGAATATCAGTACCTACTAGGTAAACATTTTGTTCGTGCGCTACACGCACAGCTGAAACAGTGTATGGAAGTTCATGGTCTGTGCCACCTATCTGTGTGCTTGCTTTCGTCAAGTTCAAGCAAACACTCCCTCAGCAGGCGAATCGAGTCGAACACCACTGACAGCCGCCCTTCGGAAATACCAAGATGGAGAAAAAGTTATTTCCGATCGCCCAATATATAAAAGGACTGAACAAAACGTCATCATGGCTCTTCTTTCGTCACACGGACTAGTCATCGGCTTCGGTATTCATCGAGTGAACTTAAAACGACAACCTAAGATCAACCTAATATAGTCTTGTTGCGCATGGAGCTAGGCATGGAGTACCTAAAAGTTGAATATGTAGAATTGAAATAAACGTTAGAATTAGAAGTTTGAAGTAACGTTAATAAAAGTAAGATTAAATAGTGAAGCGAAATACAGTGATTCAGTTGAAAGGACAATCCAAATTGTACCATCTTTACGGGTAGTATCAGTGGTTCTATTGCCTTTGCTGCCGCGCTTCTGTGCTGTCGACATTTTGGTCCTTCGAACTGGATAACCGTCGAACTCCGGAGATCCACCCAGAGATTTGGATAGCAATAGAGGCAACACGTGCTCAGTCACTGTGTCACTCAGTCACTAGTTGTTATCGCCGATACCAGAACAACGTAGAATATCATAAAAGGCAAGACTTGCCTGAAATCAGGTAATTAGCATTCCAACGTTACTACCCTCTCCCTTGTGAGCTACGCGGTCTGTGCTTTCCAGAACCACCTCGTCCCTATCAACGATGTCCAACGAGCGGCGAATCAAGTCGCTAAAGACGAGACAGAAGAGTCTTCTCACATCGTTCTGCCTCATCAAAAAGTTTGTCGAAGAGTACGATGAGGAAACTAGTGTCTCTGAGGTACCTGTCCGCCTAGAACATGCCAACGTTATCTGGAAGGATCTTAACACCGTTCAAAATGAactcgaaacgttggacaaggcTGCTCTTGACGCACATCTCAAGGAACGTGTAGATTTCGAGTCGTCGTACTTTAAAGTTAAAGGATTCCTGCTTTCAGTCAATAAGGAAGCATTGCCGTCACCACGCTCACCATCAACTCCTCATCCAACTGCGCAAGGCCTGTTGTCATCACATGTAAGGTTGCCCGATATCAAACTTCCCGTTTTCTCCGGACAATTAGACCAATGGCTAAATTTCCACGATCTCTTCGTTTCGTTGGTCCACTCGTCAAATGAGCTGTCCAGTATTCAGAAGTTTTATTATCTTCGCTCATCGTTGTGTGGAGAGGCCTTGAAACTCGTACAGACTGTCGCTCTTAGCGCTAATAACTACTTGGTTGCCTGGAATCTGCTTCTGGATCACTACCAGAACCCGGCTCGACTCAAACAGTCCTACGTCGACACTCTGTTCGAGTTCCCTTCAGTTAAACGTGAATCCGCATCTGAGTTACATTCGCTGGTAGAAAAATTCGAGACAAATGTGAAGATACTCAGTCAACTTGGGGAAAGGACTGAGTTCTGAGATGTGCTGCTAATTCGGATGCTGAGTAGCCGACTGGATCCCACCACCAGACGGGATTGGGAGGAACACTCGTCAACACTCAACGTCATCTCGTTCAAGGAGCTTACTGGTTTCATACAGCGGAGGGTCACCGTACTACAAACGATCAGCAAAACCTCGGAATCGCAACAGCCATCCTACTCGGTAAAGAAATCTTCAGTCCAACGAGTTATAAGCAGCCACGGAGCAAGTCCTGTTAATCAAAGAAAGTGTATCGCGTGCTCGGAACATCACCCTCTTTATCAATGTGCAGTATTCTCCAAACTCAGCCTCGATGAAAAGGAGAAGGAAGTCCGGCGTCACCAATTATGTCGGAACTGTTTGcgtaaaggacatttggccaaagagTGTTCATCTTCAAGTACCTGTCGCAAATGTAGGGGTCATCATCACACTCAACTCTGCCTTAGTTCCACTACGGCCAATGCTAAATGTATCAAAACGCCTCATCCAAGAGAAGACACCAATCAATTGCCCATCGAACAGCCATGCGCATCAGTGTCAGCAACGCTTGAGAATCACACCAGCTACGCTTCTGTCGGTCGGGAAAATCAGCGCGTCTTACTTGCTACAGCCATCGTCATTGTAGTCGACGACAACGGGACCGAGCATGCAGCCAGAGCATTACTGGACTCCGACAGCGAATGTTGTTTCGCGACTGAATCGTTTTCCCAGCTCGTAAAAGCTCAACGCAAGCGAATCCATCTGCCAATTGCGGGTATCGGACAATCATCTACTGAGTCCCGTtacaaatttgtttcaaaaatccGTTCTCGTATCTCCGACTACTCAACGAGAGTCGAATTTCTTGTTTTGCCGAAGGTAGCCATTGACTTGCCTTCTATTTCCTTTGACACCTCATCGTGGAACATTCAACCGGGAATTCAACTGGCAGATCCAGCATTCTATCGAAGTAATAAAGTCGATCTAATCCTTGGCGCCGAAGTCTTCTTCGATTTATTCAAGGTTTCGTAGGATTCCGCTTGGGGCAGGACTACCAACACTCATCAACTCAGTATTTGGCTGGGTCATATCAGGCAGGAATATCTCAAGTCCAGGAAACACACCTATCGTCGCTAATCTCGCCACCATAAATGACCTGCATGACCTGGTACAGAAATTTTGGATCATCGAAGGAGACGAAACTCAACAATGCATCTCCGCAGAAGAAGCTGCCTGTGAGGAACATTTCCGGCGCACAGTAactcgaaattccgaaggacgTTATATTGTCAGCCTACCCATTAAAGAAGATGTACTGGAAAAACTTGGCGACAATCGCAGCACTACCATTCGTCGATTCCATTTCCTGGAAAACAAACTTGCGGTCAAAAAAGAATTACGCTTACAGTATCAAGTGTTTATGGACGAATACTTAGAACTAGGTCACATGGAGAGCGTTCGTGGTCCCCAACATCATCGGTATCCCCATTACCATCTTCCCCATCACGCCGTCCTGAAGGAAGACAGCACGACAACCAAAGTACGCGTAGTTTTCGACGCATCCTGCCGCACAGCCACTCGACCTTCACTCAATGATGCGTTGATGGTAGGTCCAATAGTACAGGATGATCTCCGGTCAATTATGATGCGGTCACGAATGCACCCTGTTCTACTCAATGCTGATATAAAGCAGATGTATCGGCAAATTTTGACTGACGAAAGGAGTAGCAGTTTGCAACACATTGTCTGGAGATCATCTCCAGAAGAACCACTACAAACCTATGAATTAAAAACTGTTACTTACGGTACTGCTAGTGCGCCTTTCCTTGCTACTCGCGTACTGCAGCAGTTAGCTGAGGACGGACAAATCAATTTTCCACGGGCAGCGCACGTACTCCGTAAGGATTTTTACGTTGACGATTTGTTTTCTGGAGCAAATACTATCGAGGAAGCTATCGAAGGCAGCTAGAGTCACTCCTACAAAGTGGTGGCTTTGAGTTACGAAAATGGGCTTATAATGAACCTGCAGTTATATAGGACATTCCCCAAGAGAACAGAGCACTTCAAGCATCGATCGACTTTGACAGAGAACAGTGCATCAAAACTCTAGGGTTGCACTGAGAGCCCAGCACAGATACTCTTCGCTACAAAATACAACATACATGGGATCTCAGTGACGGAGCTCTCACTAAGCGTATCGCGCTGTCTCACATTGCGCGATTGTTTGACCCACTAGGACTTGTAGGTCCAAGCGATTTGGACATTTGTTGATGACAATTGCAAACCTTGGAGTTAGAACAAGGAACTACCGTCAACATTCAAGACTCGGTGGGAGTTCTATCATAAACAACTTCCAAATCTCAACATGCTTCGTGTGTCACGATGTGTCATCCTTCCGGGACCAACTACACTTCAGTTAAACATCTTTACCAATGCCTCGGAGCAGGCGTATGGCGCATGCATCTACGTCCGATCATCAAATGCTGCTGCTGACGTTATGGTAGCTCTATTAATATCGAAATCAAAAATTGCACCACTTAACAAACAAAGCATCCCGAGACTAGAGTTATGTGCACTAATCGGCGTTCAACTATATGAAAGGGTCAAGGCAGCGCTTCAGATCAACGTAGACACATTCTTTTGGGTAGATTCCACTGTTGTACTTTGTTGGCTTAAATCTTCTCCTTCGGCGTGGGCAACATTTGTGGCGAACAGAGTTTCTAAAATACAATCAGCCACAGGAAGCTGTATCTGGAGCCACGTCGCTGGCACACAAAACCCAGCCGATCTGATCTCAAGAGGAACAACGGCGGATAAGCTCATCACAAACCAACTTTGGTGGAATGGTCCCGAATGTCTGGTGAACGACAAGAGCGGATGGCCAACTCTGCAACACAATATGACGGCATCCACTGAAGTCCTCCGTGAAGCCAAGACGAGCTGCATCACAGCTGCTGCAACTTCTGAGGAACCGACATTTTTAGA
The nucleotide sequence above comes from Armigeres subalbatus isolate Guangzhou_Male chromosome 3, GZ_Asu_2, whole genome shotgun sequence. Encoded proteins:
- the LOC134221731 gene encoding uncharacterized protein LOC134221731, with amino-acid sequence MDEYLELGHMESVRGPQHHRYPHYHLPHHAVLKEDSTTTKVRVVFDASCRTATRPSLNDALMVGPIVQDDLRSIMMRSRMHPVLLNADIKQMYRQILTDERSSSLQHIVWRSSPEEPLQTYELKTVTYGTASAPFLATRVLQQLAEDGQINFPRAAHVLRKDFYVDDLFSGANTIEEAIEGS